CTATTTTATGTTTACGTTCTCTTTAACTTCGTTTACAAATGATTTTGCAGGCTTGAAGGTGGGGATGTTGTGAGCAGGGATGATGATGGTGGTGTTTTTAGAGATGTTACGCCCTGTTTTTTCAGCTCTTCTTTTGATTGTAAAACTACCAAATCCTCTCAGGTAGACATTTTCACCACTGGTCATCGAATTCTTGATAGATTCCATAAAGGCTTCAATGGTGGTTTGAACAACTAGTTTTTCTATTCCTGTTTTATTTGCAATCTCTGCTACAATTTCGGCTTTTGTCATAATTCTACTTAATGTTTTGATTGTTAGATTTGTAAATAGGGGTGCAAATATATTATTTTTTTCTTTAAGCCATCATTTTGTGAAATTTTTAAAAAAATGATTATCAGCCAAATAGTCCCCGATTTTTTAATTTTGCCATCTCACAGCTCAATTCTATTCATATTAATAATCAAGCTGTTGAACAAAATAACAATTTACACATTTTTATCGTTCTGCCCACTACCAATAACCCATACAGAATGCCCGATATCCAACGATTGCTTACATGGTACCACCAGCACCGCCGCGATTTACCCTGGCGACAAACCAGCGATCCCTACAAAATTTGGCTCTCCGAAGTGATCCTGCAACAAACACGCGTCAGGCAAGGACTGCAATATTATCATGACTTTGTCGAGCAGTATCCTACAGTTCAGGCATTGGCTGCTGCCAGTATCGACGACGTTCTAAAGCTTTGGCAGGGGCTGGGTTACTACACACGTGCGCGCAACCTGCACGCTGCTGCACAAATTATCGTACAAAAACATAGCGGTATCCTCCCCGACAATCACCACGATCTGCTGCAGCTTCCCGGCATTGGACCCTACACCGCGGCAGCCATCGCTTCGATAGCTTTCGGCGAGCGTCAAGCGGCCATCGATGGAAACGTATTGCGCGTGGTAAGCCGCTGGTTTGCTGTGCACGAACCCATCGACAGCCCGGCAGGAATTAAAATAGTAAAGGAGCTGGTGAAGCAGC
The nucleotide sequence above comes from Bacteroidales bacterium. Encoded proteins:
- a CDS encoding HU family DNA-binding protein, with the translated sequence MTKAEIVAEIANKTGIEKLVVQTTIEAFMESIKNSMTSGENVYLRGFGSFTIKRRAEKTGRNISKNTTIIIPAHNIPTFKPAKSFVNEVKENVNIK